The following proteins are encoded in a genomic region of Takifugu flavidus isolate HTHZ2018 chromosome 3, ASM371156v2, whole genome shotgun sequence:
- the LOC130522804 gene encoding trichohyalin-like: protein MAQRGTQQLKAEQEPMESSAETWREEVQQLREALAEKEEQLSKAVKRRQMRTVAHVETLTLLNSTQAALKESKLKCASLEETLHSQQQEKEERRRRELMEQEEGLNHKLLVIEEELERQLEEEKQRNNEEKEAMRQQLFRQEEKFKKLLDEERHKYDEKIVENEESLKQQLMAQEENFNKMLADVCQRWESTAQKWAQKNEELEHRFQESLSLRQHEEEENKEELQRLSEAILQLELQVLKKQEKKSFWRWKFWKKRKQTTIPELPKPSSSSPS from the exons atggcacagagaggaacccagcagctgaaggcagaacaAGAACCGATGGAATCATCAGCGGaaacttggagggaagaggtccagcagctcagagaagccctggccgagaaggaggagcagctcagcaaggctgtgaagaggagacagatgaggactgtggcccacgtggagaccctgaccctgctgaacagcacacaagctgctctgaaggagagcaaactcaaatgtgcttctctggaggaaaccctccacagtcagcagcaggagaaagaggagagacgcaggagagagctgatggagcaggaggaaggtctgAATCACAAGCTCCTTGTGATCGAGGAGGAACTTgagaggcagctggaggaagagaagcagaggaataatgaagagaaagaggccatgaggcagcagctctttcgaCAAGAAGAAAAGTTCAAGAAACTGCTTGATGAAGAGCGACACAAATATGATGAGAAGATCGTGGAAAATGAAGAGTCAttgaagcagcagctgatggctCAAGAAGAAAACtttaacaagatgctggctgatgtttgtcagcggtgggagagCACAGCTCAGAAATGGGCACAGAAGaacgaagagctggagcacaggTTCCAGGAGAGCCTAAGTTTGAGGCaacacgaggaggaggagaacaaagaggagctccagaggctctctgaagcaatcctccaacttgag cttcaagtattaaagaagcaggagaaaaaaagcttctggagatggaagttctggaaaaagaggaagcaaacaacaattccagagctcccaaagccctcctcctcctctccatcctga